A single Syngnathus acus chromosome 8, fSynAcu1.2, whole genome shotgun sequence DNA region contains:
- the map2k4a gene encoding dual specificity mitogen-activated protein kinase kinase 4a isoform X1, with protein MEFKHTTMASLGPNKTSVASSNNGGTVNAASAAHQQSLQHISSVSSLQDANTCWRCQSETGFQINLSGAPPSKRKALKLNFANPPIKPTTRFALNTGGQPFQNPHIERLRTHSIESSGKLKLSPEQLWDFTAEDLKDLGEIGRGAYGSVNKMVHKPSNQIMAVKRIRSTVDEKEQKQLLMDLDVVMRSSDCPYIVQFYGALFREGDCWICMELMATSLDKFYKFVYCSLDDVIPEEILGKITLATVKALNHLKENLKIIHRDIKPSNILLDRNGNIKLCDFGISGQLVDSIAKTRDAGCRPYMAPERIDPCASRQGYDVRSDVWSLGITLYELATGRFPYPKWNSVFDQLTQVVRGDPPQLSNSDERRFSPKFISFVNVCLTKDESKRPKYKELLKDPFIQMYEERQVDVATYVCRLLDQMPASPSSPSYMD; from the exons ATGGAATTTAAACACACAACAATGGCGAGTCTCGGTCCCAACAAGACCTCCGTGGCCAGCAGTAACAACGGCGGCACGGTGAACGCCGCCTCAGCTGCCCACCAGCAGTCTTTGCAGCACATTAGCAGCGTGAGCAGCCTGCAGG ATGCCAACACCTGCTGGAGGTGTCAGAGTGAAACAG GCTTTCAGATAAACCTGTCTGGAGCCCCCCCAA GCAAACGTAAAGCCCTCAAGCTGAACTTCGCCAACCCGCCCATCAAACCCACCACCAGATTCGCGCTGAACACAGGCGGACAACCCTTCCAGAACCCGCACAT CGAAAGGCTGCGAACGCACAGCATCGAGTCATCGGGCAAGCTGAAGCTGTCGCCCGAGCAGCTTTGGGACTTCACGGCCGAGGACCTGAAGGACCTGGGCGAGATCGGTCGCGGGGCCTACGGCTCCGTCAATAAGATGGTGCACAAGCCCAGCAACCAGATCATGGCGGTCAAG AGGATCCGCTCAACGGTGGACGAAAAGGAGCAGAAGCAGCTCCTCATGGACTTGGACGTGGTGATGCGCAGCAGCGACTGTCCCTACATCGTGCAGTTCTACGGCGCTCTTTTCAGAGAG ggcGACTGCTGGATCTGCATGGAACTCATGGCTACCTCTTTAGACAAGTTCTACAAGTTTGTGTATTGCTCACTAGATGACGTCATTCCTGAGGAAATCTTGGGGAAAATCACTTTAGCC ACTGTGAAAGCACTTAACCACCTAAAAGAAAACTTGAAAATAATCCACAGAG ACATCAAGCCGTCAAACATTCTTCTGGACAGAAACGGAAACATCAAACTGTGCGACTTTGGCATCAGTGGCCAGCTGGTGGACTCCATCGCCAAAACGCGCGACGCCGGATGCCGACCGTACATGGCC CCGGAGCGAATCGACCCGTGCGCATCGCGGCAAGGTTACGACGTGCGCTCGGACGTTTGGAGTTTGGGAATCACGTTG TACGAGCTGGCGACGGGGCGCTTCCCGTACCCCAAATGGAACAGTGTGTTCGATCAGCTGACCCAGGTGGTCCGAGGAGACCCGCCGCAGCTCAGCAACTCTGACGAGCGACGTTTCTCGCCCAAATTCATCTCCTTTGTCAACGTGTG CCTTACCAAGGACGAGTCCAAAAGGCCAAAGTACAAAGAGCTGCTG AAAGATCCATTCATTCAGATGTACGAGGAGCGTCAGGTGGACGTGGCCACTTACGTGTGCAGACTTCTGGATCAGATGCCGGCTTCTCCTAGCTCGCCTTCCTATATGGACTGA
- the map2k4a gene encoding dual specificity mitogen-activated protein kinase kinase 4a isoform X3, translating into MEFKHTTMASLGPNKTSVASSNNGGTVNAASAAHQQSLQHISSVSSLQDANTCWRCQSETALKLNFANPPIKPTTRFALNTGGQPFQNPHIERLRTHSIESSGKLKLSPEQLWDFTAEDLKDLGEIGRGAYGSVNKMVHKPSNQIMAVKRIRSTVDEKEQKQLLMDLDVVMRSSDCPYIVQFYGALFREGDCWICMELMATSLDKFYKFVYCSLDDVIPEEILGKITLATVKALNHLKENLKIIHRDIKPSNILLDRNGNIKLCDFGISGQLVDSIAKTRDAGCRPYMAPERIDPCASRQGYDVRSDVWSLGITLYELATGRFPYPKWNSVFDQLTQVVRGDPPQLSNSDERRFSPKFISFVNVCLTKDESKRPKYKELLKDPFIQMYEERQVDVATYVCRLLDQMPASPSSPSYMD; encoded by the exons ATGGAATTTAAACACACAACAATGGCGAGTCTCGGTCCCAACAAGACCTCCGTGGCCAGCAGTAACAACGGCGGCACGGTGAACGCCGCCTCAGCTGCCCACCAGCAGTCTTTGCAGCACATTAGCAGCGTGAGCAGCCTGCAGG ATGCCAACACCTGCTGGAGGTGTCAGAGTGAAACAG CCCTCAAGCTGAACTTCGCCAACCCGCCCATCAAACCCACCACCAGATTCGCGCTGAACACAGGCGGACAACCCTTCCAGAACCCGCACAT CGAAAGGCTGCGAACGCACAGCATCGAGTCATCGGGCAAGCTGAAGCTGTCGCCCGAGCAGCTTTGGGACTTCACGGCCGAGGACCTGAAGGACCTGGGCGAGATCGGTCGCGGGGCCTACGGCTCCGTCAATAAGATGGTGCACAAGCCCAGCAACCAGATCATGGCGGTCAAG AGGATCCGCTCAACGGTGGACGAAAAGGAGCAGAAGCAGCTCCTCATGGACTTGGACGTGGTGATGCGCAGCAGCGACTGTCCCTACATCGTGCAGTTCTACGGCGCTCTTTTCAGAGAG ggcGACTGCTGGATCTGCATGGAACTCATGGCTACCTCTTTAGACAAGTTCTACAAGTTTGTGTATTGCTCACTAGATGACGTCATTCCTGAGGAAATCTTGGGGAAAATCACTTTAGCC ACTGTGAAAGCACTTAACCACCTAAAAGAAAACTTGAAAATAATCCACAGAG ACATCAAGCCGTCAAACATTCTTCTGGACAGAAACGGAAACATCAAACTGTGCGACTTTGGCATCAGTGGCCAGCTGGTGGACTCCATCGCCAAAACGCGCGACGCCGGATGCCGACCGTACATGGCC CCGGAGCGAATCGACCCGTGCGCATCGCGGCAAGGTTACGACGTGCGCTCGGACGTTTGGAGTTTGGGAATCACGTTG TACGAGCTGGCGACGGGGCGCTTCCCGTACCCCAAATGGAACAGTGTGTTCGATCAGCTGACCCAGGTGGTCCGAGGAGACCCGCCGCAGCTCAGCAACTCTGACGAGCGACGTTTCTCGCCCAAATTCATCTCCTTTGTCAACGTGTG CCTTACCAAGGACGAGTCCAAAAGGCCAAAGTACAAAGAGCTGCTG AAAGATCCATTCATTCAGATGTACGAGGAGCGTCAGGTGGACGTGGCCACTTACGTGTGCAGACTTCTGGATCAGATGCCGGCTTCTCCTAGCTCGCCTTCCTATATGGACTGA
- the map2k4a gene encoding dual specificity mitogen-activated protein kinase kinase 4a isoform X2, giving the protein MEFKHTTMASLGPNKTSVASSNNGGTVNAASAAHQQSLQHISSVSSLQDANTCWRCQSETGKRKALKLNFANPPIKPTTRFALNTGGQPFQNPHIERLRTHSIESSGKLKLSPEQLWDFTAEDLKDLGEIGRGAYGSVNKMVHKPSNQIMAVKRIRSTVDEKEQKQLLMDLDVVMRSSDCPYIVQFYGALFREGDCWICMELMATSLDKFYKFVYCSLDDVIPEEILGKITLATVKALNHLKENLKIIHRDIKPSNILLDRNGNIKLCDFGISGQLVDSIAKTRDAGCRPYMAPERIDPCASRQGYDVRSDVWSLGITLYELATGRFPYPKWNSVFDQLTQVVRGDPPQLSNSDERRFSPKFISFVNVCLTKDESKRPKYKELLKDPFIQMYEERQVDVATYVCRLLDQMPASPSSPSYMD; this is encoded by the exons ATGGAATTTAAACACACAACAATGGCGAGTCTCGGTCCCAACAAGACCTCCGTGGCCAGCAGTAACAACGGCGGCACGGTGAACGCCGCCTCAGCTGCCCACCAGCAGTCTTTGCAGCACATTAGCAGCGTGAGCAGCCTGCAGG ATGCCAACACCTGCTGGAGGTGTCAGAGTGAAACAG GCAAACGTAAAGCCCTCAAGCTGAACTTCGCCAACCCGCCCATCAAACCCACCACCAGATTCGCGCTGAACACAGGCGGACAACCCTTCCAGAACCCGCACAT CGAAAGGCTGCGAACGCACAGCATCGAGTCATCGGGCAAGCTGAAGCTGTCGCCCGAGCAGCTTTGGGACTTCACGGCCGAGGACCTGAAGGACCTGGGCGAGATCGGTCGCGGGGCCTACGGCTCCGTCAATAAGATGGTGCACAAGCCCAGCAACCAGATCATGGCGGTCAAG AGGATCCGCTCAACGGTGGACGAAAAGGAGCAGAAGCAGCTCCTCATGGACTTGGACGTGGTGATGCGCAGCAGCGACTGTCCCTACATCGTGCAGTTCTACGGCGCTCTTTTCAGAGAG ggcGACTGCTGGATCTGCATGGAACTCATGGCTACCTCTTTAGACAAGTTCTACAAGTTTGTGTATTGCTCACTAGATGACGTCATTCCTGAGGAAATCTTGGGGAAAATCACTTTAGCC ACTGTGAAAGCACTTAACCACCTAAAAGAAAACTTGAAAATAATCCACAGAG ACATCAAGCCGTCAAACATTCTTCTGGACAGAAACGGAAACATCAAACTGTGCGACTTTGGCATCAGTGGCCAGCTGGTGGACTCCATCGCCAAAACGCGCGACGCCGGATGCCGACCGTACATGGCC CCGGAGCGAATCGACCCGTGCGCATCGCGGCAAGGTTACGACGTGCGCTCGGACGTTTGGAGTTTGGGAATCACGTTG TACGAGCTGGCGACGGGGCGCTTCCCGTACCCCAAATGGAACAGTGTGTTCGATCAGCTGACCCAGGTGGTCCGAGGAGACCCGCCGCAGCTCAGCAACTCTGACGAGCGACGTTTCTCGCCCAAATTCATCTCCTTTGTCAACGTGTG CCTTACCAAGGACGAGTCCAAAAGGCCAAAGTACAAAGAGCTGCTG AAAGATCCATTCATTCAGATGTACGAGGAGCGTCAGGTGGACGTGGCCACTTACGTGTGCAGACTTCTGGATCAGATGCCGGCTTCTCCTAGCTCGCCTTCCTATATGGACTGA